In the Pelmatolapia mariae isolate MD_Pm_ZW linkage group LG10_11, Pm_UMD_F_2, whole genome shotgun sequence genome, TTACCTTTGCGCTCGAAGCTCTCTTCTCGCAGGATGCAGACAAGGGCCAGGAACTTGGTGACCTCTTTCAGGTACAGCACAGTGGTGTTGTTGAGCTTGATGATGGCCATGGACTCCTTGTCATAGGCACTGCCGCTGCCATCCTCCTTCAGACTAgtgaaacacaacaaaacactgtAACATTCAAAGAGGAAATGGGAAATAAACTGCAGCTTGTCTATGAGGTTATTAATTGTGCATAAATTAAGTCGTGCTTCAATGAAAGCACCCTCAGACAGCACGTGGGTGAACTCCGTCTTTTAAAGGCTTAAAAGATTCAAGCAAATATGACGGTAGTTATTATTATGCAAATGAATACAGAAAGTTAATATAAAATTAACTTTATAGACACCACTGACCAAAATTATGTTTGTCAAATCATGGAGCACTCATTACTCAACTCTGACCTCTTTTGGTGCATCACTAAAGCACAAAACTCACCCATAGATGCAGGAGACATCGATAACCACATCAATCATATCACAGCACAGTTCATAGGACTGCATGTCCACAGGAGAGCTGTCTGTGGCGATGTAGATCTTACTGACCACGTCAAACAGAAAGGCCTTCTCTATCCCTGAATTCTGTCACCAACAAGAGGACAGACAAACAAAGGACAGACAGAAGAAAGAGGCAGTCAAAAAGTGTAATATGGTAAAGAAACAGGAAGCTACTTCCTGTTACAATTAATATCTGGTAGCAGATCCCTTACTGAGAGAATAAACTAacttacagggtttttttttttacaagggctgcaaaaaaaaataaagaaaatttttaaaaaaaaatcagatttttgaTTTGTGAATGATCAGGTTGTAAAAtacaaaagttgttttttttattggtctAAAAGCCTGAAATAGCAAAATAATataaagcaaagaaaatgaGCTGACTCTGAAATGTCATgagaataaatgtttaaaaaaaattaaattaatacatTATGAATACAAAATGAATGGGAAATGAGCAAGTTGTGGCTTTTTTCGTCACTTCATCGTGTATTATAACATATATACACAATCAGATCCCACAGTAACTCAGGTATGAAGACAATGTGTATAAGAGCAAGCTAAAGTCGATGCTTTATACTTAAAGCTTTACATGTGAAGACAACTGTCAACTTATAACACAACAAGCTTAAACTGATGCAGTCTAATAcaactgtaaaataaatcctgcatttatattttttttttaaaaaaggcaaaaaagttattaaagctgttttgaagaTGCTGccaatttacatttacaataactttggagcattttgtttgtttttgtttacatgtttttcatataaGTAAAGAGGTAAGTACCTGTTAGTTAGCCAAACCTCATCCAAAATAAACTTGGCAAACTAAATATGAACTTGTTTACTGAATGGACTGCCTTGATACAGTAAATCTTACCAAACCAATTAGTACATTTAAGGAAGAAGACTTTTTGTTCTCCACTCAAAAGTCATACCCTGAGATAAAACAGTTAAGTTACAGAGCGACTACTACTACCAGTGTGGGACAAAGTAGCATTACAACTGAGGATCACAAACATCTTCAGAAAAGGCTGTAAGGACAGTGGAGGAACTGCCAACACTAATGTGGCTTCCGTGCTGGCAATGACTCACGCCATGAATGCTGTCACACATAAATCATTCCATCAGTGACAAAGTTGCAAGAGAATTCTTATGCATAAAGGGTTGTTTTGTGTGCTTACAGAAATGAAGATATTTAGGAGGTTCTCCAAGGTGGGGAGCTGTGGGATGAGCTTCTGCACCACTTTGCTGAAGGCTTCAAAGATTGAGTGGTCATAAATACTCGTCAAGTAAAAGCTgaatgatgaagaaaaaaaggaagcatATAAGCTGTTACAAGTAGGAAATACTTCTCACTTCCTCAAAATGCATATGAAACCAGGTAAAAATACATAGAGTCACGAGATCACATGACAAACAGTTGCAGAATTGTAGAAAAGAGATGTGAATCAAAGCATTAAAGCCTGattcagacaaaaacacaaggaTAAAAACCTTCATGCTaacttggcaaaaaaaaaaatccaacaaataaaaaaacaaaacagtcttcATAGGACTGCTGAAAACTAGTCACACATGAATTATAGACATTGGTTAGTgagatgtataaataaaaggtTTGTGTCTGAGAAAACAGTGGTGTGAGCCAAATGGAAGTGTCTGCATACACTTGGCAGGAGCTCAACTTCACAATGTATTACGGTGAAGAAAGCACCAGAGGCAGAAGGCAGAGATCCACTATATATCCAGGACCGCTCAGGCTGTCTAACCGGAATAAACAACAATCTCACTCCACATAAAACACCCCACAGTGTGCCAACACAGTCCTAAAAATCAACAGTAAAGCTGCTGCAGAGCTGCCCAGGCTCAACCCCGACAGTCTGTTTAATGTGCTACACAACACATTTAGACTTCCTATACAGTGTGTCGGAGCAAAGGCTGCAATTAACATTAACTCATCTTATTAGAGCTGCAACATAAATTTCAGCATCTAGTAATTCTGGACTAGTTTGACTCtagaaaatatcacaaaaatGAATCATGTGTGGTAGCCATTAGAAACAATGCATGTCTAAGACACTTTGGCCTTGACTTTACTTTTCAAATTAAGAAGTTGCGCTACATTTTTATACTGTCTGACAAAATGTCTATTCACCTCCACAGATCTATGACCAAAGTAAACCCTTTCCTGACAAGTTTAGTCTTAAACACTACTTTCAAATCTTAATGAATACAACATAATGTTCACTTTGTAAATGATGGTCCCTATTAGAATCAAAAGCAGAAGTACTTAAAGTATCAAATGTCCATGTTTGTTTAGTTACTTTTACCTCCTCTTGTTTCAAAATGGTAGGATGAGTATAGCCAAAACAAGTAACTTGAGGCTTCACAAGACGAATTTACTATGATGGTGAATTTTGACACCAATCAcacatcaaaaacaaacaaaccaaaaaaaaagaatttaaagaaaaagctgAAGCCATTACATTCATTGTGCAAAATGGCAAAGTATTAATTGCATTCGTTGACAAAATTTAAGATAATTTCTTCAATCTAAAGATAActaaatgaacatatttaggAAGCCATCATTTATGCTCACACGTCCTCAGGCTATATGAAAGTTAAAACTGTAAGCATTTATGtcagaaaacaacaaaccaTGGTGTGCTCTGTGCACACAAAGATGAACCAAACAGCAGATGTGTACTTTGGCTTTCTGCATCTTAAGTTTTTCTGCCCTTCGGAGCCTTAATCACAACAGCTCTGATAGCTGTAGCAGAGGCCACTGTTGCTTCATTAAGAGGTCAAAGAGGAATCTCACAGGAACACTAAAACTATGCAGACAATGTTGAAGACACAGACTACTGGATATGTAAAGAAGGAAACTGAAGCTACTTTTAGGCCTTATTATAAGCATCAACACCAATTAGCAAATGAcattaacaaaaacaaccatCCCAATGGCTTTTCTACTGCAATtattgaaaaaatgaaaaacaaacaaaaagccccTGTGATTGAAGCAAGAGCactttaccaaaaaaaaaaaattactattgTATACCATACTCTTAAACCATTTTTATCAAATAGGATGAGTGGGACCAAGTTTCCACCATATAAAACTTTTGTGGAAGAGGTTAAAACATCTCTCAGTCTCATGTGTCATTACCAGTCAGTGAGGTTGTCTTTTTGTGTCTGCACTGACTTGTGTTTACTCGTGTCTGTTTATCCACTCAAACAAGTGAAGCAAACGTGATTACGGGTGTTAAAACTGTCTTGAATAAAGCTAGTTTTGTTGAGAGACTATGCTTTGTCTGAGAGATTTGGGGTAAGCGATTAACTGCTGTACCAACTTATTAATGACCATTTAAGCTGTGGCCTGTTTTCTTGATTAGTTAAATCTGTTAAACAGTAGACTTATTGTATTGCACTACTGAGTGTGTGAAACTTTGTTTGCTGCaaatcaaatataaaacagGATGGATGTCTTCCCCCCCCCTTCTTCTGGCTTTTACAGATGATTAAAATAATCACAAGTTAATCGTACCTGAGATGCAGCTTCTCTAAACTGGCATCTACCAGATCATCATTGGCTCTCTGATGAATGTCTCTTTGGGTTTCGATCTTGTGATCGTCTGACAAGCCGTCAACTTTGTGGATAAACACCTCAAAGTTTATCTCTGGATTGACCCTGTAGGCCCGCGACACAGTGAGATGAAGCCTACTCAGAGCCTCCACATAATCATCCTATAACAAAGAAgatgacacaaaaacagacatgtTCACAAGTGAATCTAAAACGAGATTTAAAGCATTTTCCTATAATCTTCTGTTTTGGACACAAAACCAGAAACAACATGTAGCATAGAATATTTAACAATTTTAATACTACCATGCTGCTTTATTCTTACAGAACACTACATCCACAATCTGCTCTTTTTTAACCTTAAAAACATtatgagaaaatattttaatgtagTAAGAGTGTATATAATATCCAACAACGtccttcaaaagaaaaaaaaattcaaaataaaaaaatagttaTCACAGTGACATAAACAGGAAAATCAAGATCCGCTTCCTCTTAAAGAAGTGAGAATGACAGTCTAAGCCCAACATAATTATTAGTTGTCACTCCAGATAACATGGAGGACTACATTTTCATCAGTTTAAAGTGAGGTTTGAGGAAATGCACCTCTGCCTCGCCTCCCAAAACAGCAAAAGGAAAACAGCTCTCCTCTCATATCACTGTGTGACCAACTGCTGAAGCAAATTGAATCTGATGCACCTTGAGCACAAATAAAGCCATGCAATCAGATGAGCTGTGGCTTATATCGCAGCTGAGATTACTTCTTGAAAGCACTCAGAGTCATGTGGACAGCGCAGGCATAAAAGCCGTGGCATGTAATTGTCTTTTATTCAAGCCACTCTGGCTGTTCATCACCCAGCTCATTCTTCAGTGCTGAAATGGGTATATACTTGGAtgcctgttttcttcttctgtacAGTTTCatcttaataaaaatgtaagtgGTCGTGATTCTGAAAGCGGTCTGATTTTGCACTTCTACACATTATCTTATCAAACaattcttcctcttttttttttctcttcacctGAGCATCAATAACAAATATCAGAGCCCCGGTTCCTCTGAAGATCATCTCGTAGTCGAAGGTGGGGTCAAAGAAGTCGACCTGGCCGGGGAAGTCCCAGATCTGGAAGTTGACAAAAGAGCTACTGGAGATGTCGTCCTTGTAGATCTTGTTGGTGCTCTCCAGAAACAAGGTCTCATTGGGAGACATTTTGTGAAATACCACCTGAAATGAAAATTGATGCCATGTTTCAGTTGAATAAATGCAAACAGAGTCTAAAGTGAGGAACCGGATTTACATTAATTAAATTTAGTGGGGAAAACTGGTATATGATGACACTCAGCAAACAGTGGGATTATGAGAAATTACACTTTTGTAAGAGGGTCACTGAAACTTTAATATAGCAGTGACCACAAGTCTGTGGTAATTCTGACACTAGCTGCTGGGAAAAAATGCAAAGACGTCTGTCTGTTCTTGTTACTTAATCTTTATTTATTGGAAATACTGGGGGCAGAGGACACTGCGCTAAGCATTGTAGTCACTAGACAAACATGCGCTTCTTCAAATTTTCAATACTGCAATCAATTCTTAACTGCCACTGACATAACAAGTATGCTTTTCTTAAATCAAGTGTGTTGGATatcaatttagttttattacAATTCTTTATTTCTAAagtctagtttttatttttatattaaataaatacttCAATAAAAACTGGGGAGCTAGGTAATTTGGAAGGGGCTCACATACGAGCTGGTACTCCTCCACACTGAAAGAAGGGACTTTGGTGATTTGAGAATCTGACTAAGATGCCTTGTTGCTCCTAGACGAGTAATTTCAGGTATGTCCTACCAAAAGGAGACCCTGGGCAGATTCATGGAGATTTgacatgtttaaactgagatgGTTGTCCTCACGGAAGAGTTTGAGGTGGTGGCCATAAAGAGGGGGTCTAACAGATGTGTAGATAAAAATTTTTCAGTATAATAACAACCTTGTTAACTTTTGTTGCGGGTGTGAATTTAAACAGATTGGAAGTCATCCAACAACGTTTTTAGTCTGATGACCGTACATTTGTATGTGTGAAGACACATGTAAGGTTTTCTTCACTTGTGGTTTACAAATGGCTGTTCCATAATCCCATTATTCAAATATTGCAGTCATGTGAAAGATTATCACAACAGTGCTGTAATTTGCTTTATAGTGTTACTCTAGCACAAGGATATCATCCAGACATCACATGTAGAACAAGAGGGAAAAGGGCAAAACACTGCAGACTCAGATCCATTGCAACACGTCATTCTCGTCagcatttttcagcttttcaagcTGCGGACAGTAAAGCGGCTGCTGTACATTGAACTGAAGTTAACAATTAATGGGAGGAAGGCTTAACAAATACTGTAAAGGGTAGAAAACGAGATGTAGTGGACGTGTGATGTGGTAGGAGTATTTGCTCCCCTGCTGGCATTTTAAATCAATGTGTCGTCCACTGAGGTCACCGGCCGATGAACCAGCAAAAAAATCCAAATCACATGTTTCTAGAGCCCAGTTGGCAGCTTACATTGAAATGTTAATCTTCGACTTGAGGGTGTATGGATTATAGCAAACACAGTGCAAGTGCACATATATGCACTGGCACAAAAGTGTGATTCTTCACAAGAAAGTTTCTCCATGCACTTTCTGTAGGTTAGGTTTGCGGTACGTCAAGCTATATTCAGTCTTTTCCTACTTCCCCCTTGGATTtgaacataaataataaaatatcataGAAGGCACAACAACATCTAATCTATTATTAAACAACAGTGCAACAACAGTGAAAGTGGCAGGCCAAGAAACATATTCTGAGCAGCCTATAgatgaaatatgaaataaagactagaaaaagaaaaaaaaaaaaaaaaacctagaaAAAGTGGAACCAACCTTGAGAGTTTGCTGGATGACAGGTGGTTGTGGTCATTTGATGATTTACAGTTACAATTCCATACTTTGGGGAGTTAACAAAATTAACTGCGACTCAGTTTCTGGACTCATACTGTGCCTATTTTTAATTATGTTGTAGTTAACTGGATTACTAgtaatgaactttttttttattctttacatATATTAACTTTGTAAAaaccttttttccccattttgttTTAAGCAAacaaacctttttttccccagctcTTTCGACACCACAAAATGGATTTGCTACCTTGGATAAACATCAGCCCTCCTATGAGGGATCACTACAGCAAGTCATCTGCCTCCGTCTGAGCCTATCCCTAGCATCAACCTGTGTCACACCAACCCACTATATCCACAAGTCCCTTCTCTGTTATCCACactccttcttttctttctctctctctcactgcctCCGAACATGCCTTCCCGCTTTGCCAAAAACTGCAAAGTTTCCACAGGCGTTGGTGGCTTGTTGCCTCCGCCATAACTTGTAATGTCAACTTTTTTTGGCTCCAGGCTTACAGCAGTCACCAAAGCTGACAGAGGttttgccttcatattaaatgtACATCTTCACTCATACAGGGGTGAGGGTGGCGTTTCTCTGCATTTAGCTAGGGCAAAAAGTCTGTGTTACTTTAGTCTATGGATGATTATTTTTggccatttaaaaagaaaaaaaaaatcaaaaatgcatttcaaacTTAAGCAAATTAAAcaacacttttaaaaaacattttataaacaGTCATGAATATGCTTTAATGGAAGGCCAAAAGTGCTGTGAAATGAATGATTAGGAATTCAGGTGAAAACACAGGTGCCACTGGTCGTAGCAATCTCAGAGCAGCTACTGAGGTCATCTCCTAACAAGGAGCTGTGTCACTATACGGCGGGCTTAATTTCCTGGAGCAAACAAACTGGAGTCCTGGCTGCTCCTGATTTTTTGGGAGTGTGGGAGCGTCTGAATAGTCCATCATGCACAGGGGCAGTTACTGGAGGGGGGTAAGTAGCGGCCGAACCAAaagttttttctccctctttcttaaTTAGATAAAATGGGTACGACTCAGGTAAAGAGGCCTTGCACGTGCTGCACTGATTTAAAAAGTGTTATGGCTTGCAGACTGAAAGGTGTGGTCGCTCTGATGTCATGTGAAAGGCACACTCCAAATCTACACCGCACAGCTGGGTGGGACTGAcatagattttcttttcttttttttttgtttgcatgtcGGACAAGTTGTTAACCAAACAGTCACATGCTGCATGTACACACGCACCATTAAAGATGCACCGAGCGCCTCTGTTCAGCTGGTTAATAATTCACTCCTGCGGACACACCGGCGTTAGTTCACACAGACAACCAAGTGACCATTAGCTTTCTAcaatttttctttattatgactatgattgttattattatttcttcaaTTCTTACGTagctgagcacgctgtcagctGACTGATAACCGTCATCGCTCGCGACATGCTAACCCAACTCGATAGCTATTTTGGCTAACGTCCCGTTTATACTCGCGTGAGGCTGAGGCAGGCGGCGCTCGCCTCGGAAGGCTAACAGTTTAACATCTCCGCCTACCTTCTGTATCGACGATTTGCCGCTTCTCCTCAGGCCCATAAGCAGGATCCTGGGTTTGCTGTCGGACGGTGCCGGGCTGTCCTCGATGTCGGCCTCCTCTTCACCATAACCGAAATCTTTGGGAAACGAGTCCGCAACCCCGTAGCTGTCAGACAGCTGTTCCACCTCGTACTGAATCGACATTTTGTCCTAAGCACGGTCGCTTCCCCCCTTATTCCCCCCGTTTACTTTGTCGGttagttgtttgtttgtaacGGGCCGTTGGTAGGCACCATGAAGTAACGTCACCCGATGGAGATAGTTTGTCAATAACGCCTGAGCTACTTGGAAACGCAGAGCGTGATCCCACACATTTCCTTAGGATTTCCTCTCGCCCTGAAAAAACTCACCATTTAGTCCCGCCCTTTGATTCTGATTCGCTGCTTGGTTTACAATTCGACAGGTGATTGGCCGAGCAGCCTGCCACTTTAATGAGGTTCGCGGCTGTCACCTGACTAGTACTCGGACTTGTTTTGTGAACTGTCGCTCGAAAGAGGAGAaaataaaaccttttattttttttaaaatgagctATTTTAAACCACCTAGAGTATTTTTTGTGGACTAAAATTATAGTCACAAATGATCTTGGGTTAAAAGGGAACGTTTAATGAAGACGAACCAAACAGAGAGTGAGCGGTTATGGTGTTATTCTGTGTTGTTACCAGCAGATGGAAGCAGGCGCCTGCTACAGTGAAGCAAAGGCTTTCAGGAGCCTTCTGAAATGTAGGAATTATTTCTTTCCACAATTGCAGGACAGATTAAATAATCCATGTTGAGTAAATAAATCCATTGTTGTGTAAATTATATTGCCTATGCTATGCCGCATAGCATACGGCAACTACAATAACTCTTCAAAAGTGTACCTGAAGTGTTTCTGTATGAAAATTGCCTGAGCTGGACACATCTCATTTTTTGatggtttattatttattattattcttaaacacataataatattattttgttgttgttgttttgtttagcAGTTTTGACGCATTATTTGCCCTTCAATCGTAGAATGGCCTAAGAGTGCAATTTtaagtgctttttaaaagaggaaaaacaacagaaatggaGTAAGAATTTATCACTGGTTTCATGACGAGGAACCTTTGCACGTTCTTATATTTCCGAGGAGCTCCTGAATGCAGCTTTGACTCTGCGGAGCAGTTGGTTGAGCGAAAAAGATAAACGAAAGTAAACTTTTACCGACCCGGCCGGCGGTGTACCTTATTCTCAAAGTTAGGTGCTCCCATTTTAAGCGGAACGCTAAATATAGGCGCTGTCTACACGAAAAAGGGCAGCTTTCTAACCGACATTACTATGGCACATTATAAAGTAAGCGCGTGTGCTGTCATTGTATTCATTTTACTCTGCTGTTTTTAAGAACCCGCTTCATGTCCTGTGTTTCAAGCTAGCTAAGCTAATGTTAGCAGGGAGGGAGGCTCATCAGGAGGTCGCCATCGCACCTGTGACGGCTCGTATTTGGGCTTTCTCGGTGATGGGGGTCTGCAAATGTCTGTGGGTAAACAGAGTTTGCAGAACGTAAATAAACTAGCTACGGCTACAAATACTGCTTTCTTTATAACACCTTGGAAGTGCAGGGCATTAAATACGTGGAAATTACAAATAGTGAGGACACTCTTAATCATATTGGCCCACTCTAATAGACAAGACGTGACAGCTTAAAAGTACTTTATGATTAGCTGGTAATAAAATGTCTTATTTTTCTTCCTCCAGCAGGGTACAGACCCCAAGAGGGAACAGTTTAGGAGATACTTGGAGAAAGCTGGTGTTGTTGACAGTCTAACTAGTGGTATGGTGCATTTCTTTTCTGTTAAAGTCATACTAGCTTTGGGAGCTATTCGCAAAGTATTACAGAGCACAACTGAAAGCTAGATCCTCTTCTGACAGCGCTGCAAATTATTATCTGACACCAAGTAGCCTTGAGGGAAAATCTTTTTACCAGTGTCAGGCTTTTTAGTAAACACATCTTAACAACATGGATTGATAGCTTGCATTCTAGAGAATGTAAGATATCAAACATAAATTTTTTGTAGGATTTTCCACCTGTTAAGAATTTTTGACTTGTTTTTCACCGTAAGAAATGGTGCAGAACTTCTCAAATTCATTAGATTATAATTTGAGTTAACGTAAATGCACAGTACAAGGACTTTGCTTGAGTAAACAGTACAAATTTAGCCATTTAACTCACAAATTATGTCATCAGAGATCAAGTAAACAGAACTAAGAGTCCATCCAAGTACTTACTAACAGTCAGTGATAAGTAGAAAGTTTaactcttgtttttgttttttttctccccctcctgGTCTTCAGTTCTAGTGTCGCTATATGAACAACAAGAAAAGCCCAACAACGCTTTGGAGTATCCTTCTAATCGCACAAGCTGATTCTGTCGAAACGTTATGAGCCTGCAACATTATgatctctgtgttgaggtgaaCCTTCAGCTGATATTTTCCCTCCCAGCTACAAGTCTGAACAGAAATTACACTCGCTGTAGATTCTTTAACTGGCTCCTTCTCCCAGATTTGTCAAGCAGCACCTTGGTGCTGTTGGGCAGACTTCAGAAGATGCTGAGGCTCTGCAGCAGGAGGTGATTGATCTCAGGCAAAGGTGTGCACGCTTGGCAGGGGAAAATAAAGAGCTTAAAGCAAAGGTAAGCCTCCAGTGGTTTGTACaaagaagactttttttttttttttaacc is a window encoding:
- the LOC134636739 gene encoding c-Myc-binding protein isoform X1, encoding MAHYKQGTDPKREQFRRYLEKAGVVDSLTSVLVSLYEQQEKPNNALEFVKQHLGAVGQTSEDAEALQQEVIDLRQRCARLAGENKELKAKLQRYESVPEDGGTAN
- the rragca gene encoding ras-related GTP binding Ca, producing the protein MSIQYEVEQLSDSYGVADSFPKDFGYGEEEADIEDSPAPSDSKPRILLMGLRRSGKSSIQKVVFHKMSPNETLFLESTNKIYKDDISSSSFVNFQIWDFPGQVDFFDPTFDYEMIFRGTGALIFVIDAQDDYVEALSRLHLTVSRAYRVNPEINFEVFIHKVDGLSDDHKIETQRDIHQRANDDLVDASLEKLHLSFYLTSIYDHSIFEAFSKVVQKLIPQLPTLENLLNIFISNSGIEKAFLFDVVSKIYIATDSSPVDMQSYELCCDMIDVVIDVSCIYGLKEDGSGSAYDKESMAIIKLNNTTVLYLKEVTKFLALVCILREESFERKGLIDYNFHCFRKAIHEVFEVGVSTPRPAGPQAMGSPCSKAVALNGTPRNTI
- the LOC134636739 gene encoding c-Myc-binding protein isoform X2, whose protein sequence is MAHYKGTDPKREQFRRYLEKAGVVDSLTSVLVSLYEQQEKPNNALEFVKQHLGAVGQTSEDAEALQQEVIDLRQRCARLAGENKELKAKLQRYESVPEDGGTAN